A single region of the Parasphingorhabdus litoris DSM 22379 genome encodes:
- a CDS encoding carotenoid oxygenase family protein yields the protein MNIPVNQIKTTLEANDHPYRNGAWTPVFEEIDTDDLEVIGTIPADIDGVYIRNTENPVHDSIGRYHPFDGDGMIHALRIKDGKASYRNRFVRTEGFEAEQEAGEPLWVGIMGRPSDSKRPGWGAHGSVKDSSSTDVVVHAGKILSTFYQCGDGYQLDPETLETLGTADWVPEDGISAHPKVDEKTGELLFFNYSTKAPFLHYGVVGPDDELKHFIPIELPGARLPHDMAFSENYAIFNDCPLYWKPELIEQNLYVPSYHPDEPTRFGVIPRMGQPEDIMWFDAKPTYVLHWANAFEEGDELVLDGYFQNQPVPKPLIDFPAGYESMGASIDLHSFQPELHRWRFNLKTGETREETLFDDYPVEFGMFNQQVAGGPYRYVYSVTGHPGWFLFNGVVKHDLETGTAERYYFGDERFGSEAPFIPCKNANSEDDGYLISFITDMAQDRSECIIVDAKDITAGPVCTIILPHRISSGTHATWASAEQIGAI from the coding sequence ATGAACATACCGGTGAACCAGATCAAGACTACGCTGGAGGCGAATGACCATCCCTATCGCAACGGCGCCTGGACACCGGTATTTGAAGAAATTGATACGGATGATCTTGAGGTCATCGGGACGATACCGGCGGATATAGACGGCGTTTATATTAGAAACACCGAAAATCCCGTGCACGACAGCATCGGGCGCTATCATCCCTTCGATGGCGACGGGATGATTCATGCCCTTCGCATCAAGGACGGCAAGGCCAGCTATCGCAACCGCTTTGTCCGCACCGAGGGTTTTGAGGCCGAGCAGGAGGCCGGTGAACCTCTATGGGTCGGGATCATGGGCAGACCATCGGATTCCAAACGGCCCGGCTGGGGCGCGCATGGCAGCGTCAAGGATAGCAGCTCAACCGATGTTGTCGTCCATGCCGGGAAAATCCTCTCGACCTTTTACCAATGCGGAGATGGCTATCAGCTCGACCCGGAAACACTGGAAACGCTGGGCACAGCAGACTGGGTGCCCGAAGATGGCATTTCCGCCCACCCCAAAGTGGATGAGAAAACCGGCGAGTTGCTATTCTTCAACTACAGCACCAAAGCGCCCTTTCTGCACTATGGCGTGGTCGGTCCGGATGATGAGCTGAAGCATTTCATTCCCATCGAGCTGCCCGGCGCGCGCCTGCCGCATGATATGGCATTTTCCGAGAATTACGCGATCTTCAACGACTGCCCCCTCTATTGGAAGCCGGAGCTGATTGAACAGAATCTCTATGTCCCCTCCTACCATCCCGATGAGCCGACACGGTTCGGGGTGATCCCGCGTATGGGACAGCCGGAAGACATCATGTGGTTTGATGCCAAGCCAACCTATGTATTGCACTGGGCCAATGCCTTTGAAGAGGGCGATGAACTGGTGCTCGACGGCTATTTCCAGAATCAACCCGTACCCAAGCCGCTAATCGATTTCCCGGCGGGCTATGAGAGCATGGGCGCGAGTATTGATCTGCACAGTTTTCAGCCCGAATTGCACCGCTGGCGATTCAATTTGAAAACCGGAGAGACGCGCGAAGAAACGCTGTTTGATGACTATCCGGTCGAGTTTGGCATGTTCAACCAGCAAGTGGCAGGCGGCCCCTATCGCTATGTCTATAGCGTCACCGGTCATCCCGGCTGGTTCCTGTTCAACGGTGTGGTCAAACATGATCTGGAAACCGGCACGGCGGAGCGCTACTATTTTGGCGATGAGCGTTTCGGATCGGAAGCCCCGTTCATCCCGTGCAAAAATGCAAATTCAGAGGACGACGGCTATCTCATCAGCTTCATCACCGACATGGCGCAGGATCGCAGCGAGTGCATCATCGTCGATGCCAAGGATATCACCGCCGGCCCGGTCTGCACGATCATCCTGCCCCACCGGATCAGCAGCGGTACGCATGCGACCTGGGCAAGTGCGGAGCAGATTGGGGCGATCTAA
- a CDS encoding pyrimidine 5'-nucleotidase — protein sequence MPPEFSHVDHWIFDLDNVLYPSECDLFSLIDIKMGEYIQRALDIDPVEARKVQKSYFHDHGTTLAGLMHHHGTDPQDFLDYVHDIDMSRLSHAPELHSAIAALPGEKLVFTNGDRPYAERVLENRGLGGLFDQIHDVIATDLIPKPEKAAYHSLVNTTGIDPNRSLFVEDMARNLRPAKDLGMTTIWVNTGSEWGARDHAPDYIDHEITDLESWVTNL from the coding sequence ATGCCACCGGAATTTTCCCATGTCGATCACTGGATATTTGATCTGGATAACGTGCTTTATCCATCGGAATGTGACCTGTTTTCTTTGATCGACATAAAAATGGGCGAATATATTCAGCGCGCTTTGGACATTGATCCCGTCGAAGCCCGCAAGGTTCAGAAAAGCTATTTTCATGACCATGGCACGACGCTGGCCGGGCTGATGCATCATCATGGTACCGATCCACAGGATTTTCTGGACTATGTCCATGATATCGACATGAGCCGCCTGTCCCATGCGCCGGAGCTGCACAGCGCAATTGCTGCGCTACCGGGCGAAAAGCTCGTCTTTACCAATGGTGACCGGCCCTATGCCGAACGGGTGCTCGAAAATCGAGGGCTGGGCGGCCTGTTTGACCAGATTCACGATGTCATCGCCACCGATCTGATCCCGAAGCCGGAAAAAGCCGCTTATCACAGCCTCGTCAACACGACCGGCATTGATCCGAACCGGTCTTTATTTGTCGAAGACATGGCGCGCAATTTGCGTCCGGCGAAAGATTTGGGCATGACCACCATCTGGGTCAATACCGGTTCGGAATGGGGTGCGCGTGACCATGCTCCGGACTATATCGACCATGAAATTACCGACTTGGAAAGCTGGGTCACCAACTTATAA
- a CDS encoding YebC/PmpR family DNA-binding transcriptional regulator: MAGHSKFANIKHRKGAQDKKRSAMFSKLSREITVAAKSGMPDPDMNPRLRLAVNNAKGQSMPKDNIQRAIDKASASEGDDYKEVRYEGFGPGGVSLIVEALTDNTNRTVTNVRTIFSRNGGNMGESGSVSHGFERVGYIAYPASAGDEDTVMEAVMEAGGDDIQSSEDGHEIWTAMEDLHEVAGALEKSLGEAESVKLAWKPSVEVEVDAAQAETLLGLIDALEDDDDVQAVHGNYSVSDEIMEQLG; encoded by the coding sequence ATGGCAGGCCATAGTAAATTTGCAAATATCAAGCATCGCAAGGGTGCGCAGGACAAGAAGCGCTCAGCGATGTTCTCGAAACTCAGCCGCGAGATTACCGTGGCGGCGAAATCGGGCATGCCGGATCCCGACATGAACCCGCGCCTGCGCCTAGCCGTGAACAACGCCAAGGGCCAGTCCATGCCCAAGGACAATATCCAGCGCGCGATCGACAAGGCCTCGGCCAGTGAAGGCGATGACTATAAAGAAGTCCGCTATGAAGGCTTTGGCCCGGGCGGCGTTTCGCTGATCGTCGAAGCGCTTACTGACAATACCAACCGCACGGTGACCAATGTCCGTACCATATTCTCGCGCAATGGCGGCAATATGGGTGAGAGCGGTTCGGTCTCCCACGGCTTTGAACGGGTTGGCTATATCGCCTATCCCGCAAGTGCCGGTGATGAAGACACGGTTATGGAAGCGGTTATGGAAGCCGGCGGCGATGACATTCAATCCTCCGAAGACGGCCATGAAATCTGGACCGCGATGGAAGATTTGCACGAGGTTGCTGGCGCGCTCGAAAAATCACTCGGCGAAGCGGAAAGCGTGAAGCTGGCGTGGAAGCCGTCAGTTGAGGTCGAGGTGGATGCGGCGCAGGCGGAAACGTTGCTCGGCCTGATTGATGCGCTGGAAGATGACGATGACGTCCAGGCCGTGCACGGCAACTACAGTGTTTCCGACGAAATCATGGAGCAATTGGGGTGA
- the dapD gene encoding 2,3,4,5-tetrahydropyridine-2,6-dicarboxylate N-succinyltransferase, producing MTTELQTAIENAWEKRESLSIASQGPEREAVNAALASLDDGSARVAEKQGDQWVVNQWLKKAVLLSFRLNDNQIIEGPGGANHWDKVPSKFADWGENRFREAGFRAVPGAVVRHGSHIGRNTVLMPSFVNIGAFVDEGTMIDTWATVGSCAQIGKNVHISGGAGIGGVLEPLQAGPVIIEDGAFIGARSEVAEGVRVGEGAVLSMGVYLGASTKIIDRVTGKVHIGEVPPYAVVVPGATPPKANIDGVPGPSLYCAVIVKTVDAQTRSKTGINELLRD from the coding sequence ATGACCACTGAATTGCAGACCGCCATTGAAAACGCCTGGGAAAAGCGCGAATCGCTGAGCATCGCCAGCCAGGGGCCTGAGCGTGAGGCCGTCAATGCTGCGCTCGCTAGCCTTGACGATGGCAGTGCCCGCGTCGCCGAAAAACAGGGGGACCAATGGGTCGTCAACCAATGGCTGAAAAAAGCGGTGCTGCTATCTTTCCGGCTGAACGACAATCAGATCATTGAAGGCCCGGGCGGCGCCAACCATTGGGACAAGGTGCCAAGCAAATTTGCCGACTGGGGCGAAAACCGCTTTCGCGAAGCTGGTTTCCGTGCCGTGCCGGGCGCGGTTGTTCGCCATGGTTCGCATATCGGCCGCAACACCGTGTTGATGCCGAGTTTCGTCAATATCGGTGCCTTTGTTGATGAAGGTACCATGATCGACACCTGGGCCACCGTCGGCAGCTGTGCTCAGATCGGCAAGAATGTCCATATTTCCGGCGGCGCTGGTATTGGCGGCGTACTCGAACCCCTGCAGGCTGGCCCAGTTATCATCGAGGACGGCGCGTTTATCGGGGCGCGCAGCGAAGTGGCAGAAGGCGTGCGCGTCGGTGAAGGCGCGGTGCTCTCCATGGGTGTTTATCTGGGTGCATCTACCAAGATAATCGACCGAGTAACTGGCAAGGTTCACATCGGTGAAGTCCCGCCTTATGCTGTGGTTGTGCCTGGCGCGACCCCGCCCAAGGCCAATATTGATGGCGTACCCGGCCCATCGCTTTATTGCGCGGTGATCGTCAAAACTGTCGACGCGCAGACGCGCTCAAAGACGGGGATTAACGAACTGCTGAGGGACTGA
- the ruvC gene encoding crossover junction endodeoxyribonuclease RuvC: MIILGLDPGLGTTGWGVISAEGNRLSHIANGQIKTDPKMQLASRLLKLDLELTDLLLEYKPDAAAVEEVFVNSNPQSTLKLGQARGVVLLGASRSGLEVGEYAARAVKKSVVGVGKADKDQVQAMIKILLPGVKLAGADAADALAVAITHAHHRKH; encoded by the coding sequence TTGATCATTCTTGGCCTCGATCCCGGCCTTGGCACAACCGGCTGGGGCGTAATTAGCGCCGAAGGCAATCGGCTGTCTCATATTGCCAATGGCCAGATAAAGACTGATCCGAAAATGCAACTGGCGAGCCGGTTGCTGAAGCTCGATCTGGAACTGACCGACCTGTTGCTGGAATATAAACCGGACGCGGCGGCGGTTGAGGAAGTGTTCGTCAACAGCAACCCGCAAAGCACGTTAAAGCTCGGACAGGCGCGCGGTGTTGTACTGCTCGGCGCGTCGCGTTCGGGGCTTGAGGTTGGCGAATATGCCGCGCGAGCAGTCAAGAAATCCGTCGTCGGCGTGGGTAAGGCGGACAAGGATCAGGTGCAGGCGATGATCAAGATTTTGCTGCCCGGCGTGAAACTGGCCGGAGCGGATGCCGCCGATGCCTTGGCGGTGGCGATTACCCATGCGCATCATCGAAAGCATTGA
- the ruvB gene encoding Holliday junction branch migration DNA helicase RuvB: MDSEPGAKRVTEDRLSSPERKIEDIDAALRPKSLDEFIGQEAARANLRVFIEAAKSRSEALDHTLFFGPPGLGKTTLAQIIARELGVGFRATSGPVIAKSGDLAALLTNLEEGDVLFIDEIHRLNPVVEEVLYPAMEDRALDLIIGEGPSARSVRIDLPQFTLIGATTRQGLLTTPLRDRFGIPVRLNFYSVEELEKVVHRAAKLLGLDIAPDGATEVARRARGTPRIAGRLLRRVRDFANVAGAATVDQKTADASLTRLEVDSIGLDAMDRRYLHMIADIYKGGPVGVETLAAGLSEPRDTIEEVIEPYLIQLGLVARTARGRALNDRGWQHLGLKPPAGKEVDGQLFD; the protein is encoded by the coding sequence ATGGATAGTGAGCCTGGAGCCAAAAGAGTGACTGAAGATCGCCTATCCTCGCCCGAGCGAAAAATCGAAGATATCGACGCGGCACTGCGCCCGAAATCGCTTGACGAATTTATTGGACAGGAAGCGGCGCGTGCCAATTTGCGCGTGTTTATCGAGGCCGCGAAAAGCCGCAGTGAGGCGCTGGACCATACCCTGTTCTTTGGCCCGCCAGGGCTTGGCAAGACGACATTGGCACAGATTATTGCCCGCGAACTGGGCGTGGGTTTTCGCGCGACATCTGGACCGGTCATTGCCAAATCGGGTGATCTCGCAGCGCTTCTGACCAATCTTGAGGAAGGCGATGTGCTTTTCATCGACGAAATTCACCGGCTCAATCCGGTGGTCGAGGAAGTGCTCTATCCGGCGATGGAGGACCGCGCGCTCGACCTGATTATCGGCGAAGGGCCATCGGCGCGCAGTGTGCGGATTGACTTGCCTCAATTCACCCTGATCGGCGCGACCACGCGGCAGGGGCTTTTGACCACGCCGCTGCGCGATCGGTTCGGTATTCCGGTGCGACTCAATTTCTACAGCGTCGAGGAACTGGAAAAGGTCGTCCACCGCGCGGCGAAGTTGCTCGGTCTCGATATCGCGCCCGATGGTGCCACCGAGGTTGCCCGCCGCGCGCGCGGAACCCCGCGTATCGCCGGTCGCCTGCTCCGCCGCGTGCGGGATTTCGCGAATGTGGCGGGGGCTGCGACGGTGGACCAGAAAACCGCCGACGCCTCGCTCACCCGGCTGGAGGTCGACAGTATCGGCCTCGACGCGATGGATCGCCGCTATCTCCATATGATCGCGGATATCTATAAGGGCGGGCCGGTGGGTGTGGAAACGCTCGCGGCTGGCCTCAGCGAACCGCGCGATACCATTGAGGAAGTGATCGAGCCATATCTCATCCAACTTGGTCTAGTGGCGCGTACCGCAAGAGGCCGCGCGCTCAATGATCGGGGGTGGCAACATCTTGGGTTGAAGCCGCCGGCGGGTAAGGAAGTGGACGGGCAGCTGTTTGACTAA
- the ruvA gene encoding Holliday junction branch migration protein RuvA produces MIAKLTGTIDEIGTDNIVLDVNGVGYLVFASSRTITAIGGVGDGATIYTEMQVSETDMRLMGFASGSERDWFRLLISVQGVGGKVALAILSALEPSEISRAVATGDKAMVARANGVGPKLALRIVNELKDKVGAIATDPVAGSGGAIHASSNNSADAVSALQNLGFKPAEASAAVAAADAEAGDGVTLDALVRLALKKAAR; encoded by the coding sequence ATGATTGCGAAACTCACCGGCACTATCGACGAAATCGGCACGGACAATATCGTGCTGGATGTTAATGGCGTCGGCTATCTGGTCTTTGCCTCGTCGCGCACCATTACCGCCATCGGCGGCGTTGGTGATGGCGCGACCATCTATACCGAAATGCAGGTCAGCGAGACCGACATGCGCCTGATGGGTTTTGCCAGCGGGTCGGAGCGTGACTGGTTCCGCTTGCTGATCTCCGTACAGGGCGTCGGCGGCAAGGTGGCGTTGGCGATCCTCTCTGCGCTCGAACCCAGCGAGATCAGCCGCGCCGTGGCGACCGGCGACAAGGCGATGGTCGCACGGGCCAATGGCGTGGGGCCCAAACTGGCGCTGCGCATTGTCAACGAGCTGAAAGACAAAGTCGGCGCCATCGCGACTGACCCGGTTGCGGGCAGCGGCGGCGCGATCCACGCGTCGTCAAATAACAGCGCCGACGCGGTGAGCGCGTTACAAAATCTGGGCTTTAAACCGGCAGAAGCGAGTGCAGCAGTGGCGGCGGCCGATGCCGAGGCGGGTGATGGGGTGACACTGGACGCGCTGGTACGGCTGGCGCTGAAGAAGGCGGCGCGGTGA
- a CDS encoding CPBP family glutamic-type intramembrane protease, whose amino-acid sequence MFEPNSTIGWATDRLTATTRDLLTFLRAPKLADTELQRTGKPADLIWLFAVNCMIVAAIAIVLFPMMLAFDISMSNSMAGLFQRPIWQLLLIVVIVGPIVEELMFRSWLNGSPRLLIPVFGLLVWMGLTYSYEQVGWPGPAAIGTAVLLAIIVAAVLIGVILFWKRPVPGWYVRIFPVVFWVQALLFGSVHVFNYAGDNPAALLPFVLPQTVGGLIWGYARIRYGWWANIAMHMAYNLIATSGLVYVLLTRPNIL is encoded by the coding sequence ATGTTCGAACCCAACTCAACCATTGGATGGGCCACCGACCGTCTAACGGCGACCACACGCGATCTGCTAACCTTTCTGCGCGCACCGAAACTGGCGGATACAGAATTGCAAAGGACCGGAAAACCGGCTGATCTCATCTGGCTCTTCGCGGTCAACTGCATGATCGTGGCGGCGATCGCGATCGTGCTTTTCCCGATGATGCTGGCGTTCGATATCTCGATGTCAAACAGCATGGCGGGACTGTTCCAGCGCCCGATCTGGCAGCTTTTACTGATCGTCGTGATCGTCGGACCAATTGTCGAAGAGCTTATGTTCCGCTCTTGGCTCAACGGGTCTCCACGGCTGCTGATCCCCGTTTTCGGGCTGCTTGTGTGGATGGGACTGACCTATAGCTATGAACAAGTGGGATGGCCCGGGCCCGCTGCCATCGGCACAGCGGTTTTGTTGGCCATAATTGTCGCTGCCGTGTTGATCGGTGTAATCCTATTCTGGAAACGACCGGTGCCGGGCTGGTATGTCCGGATTTTCCCGGTGGTTTTCTGGGTCCAGGCCCTGCTCTTCGGCTCCGTGCATGTGTTCAACTATGCCGGTGACAATCCCGCCGCGCTGCTGCCCTTCGTCCTGCCGCAGACGGTGGGCGGCCTGATCTGGGGCTATGCCCGAATCCGCTATGGCTGGTGGGCCAATATCGCCATGCACATGGCTTATAACCTGATCGCAACTAGCGGTCTGGTCTACGTCCTGCTGACGCGGCCGAACATTCTCTAG
- a CDS encoding S8 family peptidase has protein sequence MRKKNLGRGYFLGTALVPLVLLSACGGGGGSRPAPAPAPPTAPTPTPTPTPTPTPTPTPPPPVSFDTAEFRRSDGPSQHGAITAYNAGATGDGIILGVIDSGINPNSAEFSGRIHPDSADFAGNRGVGDEGGHGSAVTSVAAAGKNDIDIHGIAFDSDILVLRTDTPGSCAMDDPDDPDDDGCSHNSGAISSAINQARVSGARVVNISLGGPDISNSVRNAVAVAAAAGVVVVVSAGNDGAATPDGFAAGIADSGNGHVIIAGSVGASENISSFSNRAGAQSANFLAALGERVQADDNEGTAFLWSGTSFSAPQVSGAVALLAQAFPNLTGAQIVDLLLTSARDAGDAGTDAIYGRGVLDIAAAFQPQGQSSLAGSKVAVDLTAPAGQTSAAMGDAALQGQNVGAVILDGFDRAFALNLAHDLTVAIPEYKLTGALSGDRRNMTASNAGVQIAVNIGRTSAGLIDRDNLTLSDSNARKARMLAASVMTQVSPDMKIAFGFRQSSSGLVAQMQGARSPAFLVAPTPTSERGFTGQAKSALALRREIAGFGLTASAESGTARLDSDDDRLDDLRGLDRERYRFSGLGLAIDRKIGPASLSLAANWLNEGDTILGARFADTIGARGAQSWFVDGRAAYDIGKGWRAGASWRQGWTQIDSASLVTGGTLQTSSFSIDISKAGLFGASDQIAFRFAQPLRVSSGGLNLNLPVGYSYETLQTEFGQRMLNLAPEGRELVSELAYATPLWGGYLNTNLFWRQEPGHFETLNDDFGAAVRFQLKF, from the coding sequence ATGCGAAAAAAAAACTTGGGTCGCGGCTATTTTTTGGGAACAGCTTTGGTACCGCTGGTCCTGCTTTCAGCTTGTGGTGGTGGCGGTGGTTCGCGCCCCGCTCCAGCACCGGCACCGCCAACGGCGCCGACTCCGACGCCAACGCCCACCCCAACTCCCACGCCAACACCAACGCCTCCTCCTCCAGTATCCTTTGATACGGCGGAATTCCGGCGCTCGGATGGTCCCAGCCAGCATGGCGCTATCACCGCCTATAATGCAGGGGCAACCGGCGACGGGATCATATTGGGGGTGATCGATAGCGGAATTAACCCCAATAGCGCCGAGTTTTCTGGCCGAATCCACCCCGACAGCGCCGATTTCGCTGGCAATCGCGGTGTCGGTGATGAAGGCGGCCATGGCTCGGCTGTGACATCCGTTGCCGCGGCTGGCAAAAATGACATTGATATTCACGGTATCGCCTTTGACAGCGATATATTGGTTCTGCGCACCGACACGCCAGGCAGTTGCGCAATGGACGACCCTGATGACCCGGACGATGATGGCTGCAGCCACAATAGCGGTGCGATTTCGTCGGCCATCAATCAGGCACGGGTCAGCGGCGCGCGTGTGGTCAATATTTCCCTGGGCGGGCCGGACATTTCCAATTCCGTTCGCAATGCGGTTGCCGTTGCGGCAGCAGCCGGTGTGGTGGTCGTTGTTTCAGCCGGCAATGACGGCGCGGCGACACCGGATGGTTTCGCCGCGGGCATAGCGGACAGCGGCAATGGCCATGTTATCATCGCCGGATCGGTTGGTGCGAGCGAGAATATCTCTTCCTTCAGCAACCGAGCCGGTGCGCAGTCGGCCAATTTCCTGGCTGCTTTGGGCGAGCGGGTGCAGGCAGACGATAATGAAGGAACGGCTTTCTTGTGGAGCGGTACGTCATTCTCGGCGCCTCAGGTTTCCGGAGCTGTCGCATTATTGGCACAGGCGTTTCCGAATTTGACCGGCGCGCAGATTGTCGACCTGCTCCTCACCAGCGCGCGCGATGCGGGCGATGCCGGGACGGATGCTATATATGGCCGCGGCGTGCTCGATATTGCCGCCGCCTTCCAGCCGCAGGGGCAATCCTCTCTTGCTGGCAGCAAGGTGGCGGTCGATCTGACAGCTCCTGCCGGTCAAACCTCGGCGGCCATGGGCGATGCGGCGCTGCAGGGGCAGAATGTCGGTGCGGTCATATTGGATGGTTTTGACCGGGCCTTTGCGTTGAACCTGGCGCATGATCTAACGGTCGCAATACCGGAATATAAGCTGACGGGCGCATTGAGCGGCGATCGCCGTAACATGACAGCATCCAACGCTGGCGTGCAGATCGCAGTCAATATCGGGCGGACATCTGCCGGGCTAATAGATCGCGATAATCTTACCCTGTCAGACAGCAATGCACGCAAGGCGCGGATGCTGGCGGCGTCTGTCATGACGCAAGTGTCACCGGACATGAAAATAGCCTTTGGCTTTCGCCAGAGCTCCAGCGGATTGGTCGCACAGATGCAGGGCGCCCGTTCACCGGCCTTTCTCGTCGCGCCGACACCGACCAGTGAGCGCGGCTTTACCGGGCAGGCGAAAAGCGCCCTCGCCCTCCGCCGGGAGATAGCCGGTTTCGGATTGACCGCGAGCGCGGAAAGCGGAACCGCTCGGCTGGACTCGGATGATGACCGGCTGGATGACCTCAGGGGATTGGACCGTGAACGCTATCGGTTTAGCGGCCTTGGTCTAGCGATTGATCGCAAGATTGGTCCGGCATCGCTGAGCCTTGCAGCCAATTGGCTGAACGAAGGCGACACAATTTTGGGTGCGCGCTTTGCCGATACGATCGGTGCGCGCGGTGCGCAAAGCTGGTTTGTCGATGGCCGTGCTGCCTATGATATCGGCAAGGGTTGGCGCGCCGGCGCAAGCTGGCGGCAGGGCTGGACACAAATTGACAGCGCCAGCTTGGTCACCGGCGGCACATTGCAGACCTCGAGCTTCTCGATAGATATCAGTAAGGCCGGATTATTTGGAGCTTCCGATCAGATCGCCTTTCGTTTTGCCCAGCCACTGCGTGTGTCATCGGGCGGATTGAACCTCAATCTTCCGGTGGGGTATAGCTATGAAACGCTGCAAACCGAGTTTGGCCAGCGGATGCTGAACCTCGCCCCGGAAGGCCGCGAACTGGTCAGTGAACTGGCCTATGCAACACCGCTTTGGGGCGGGTACTTAAACACCAACCTGTTCTGGCGGCAGGAGCCCGGGCATTTTGAAACGCTGAACGATGATTTTGGCGCGGCGGTGAGATTTCAGCTGAAGTTTTGA